A region of Lycium barbarum isolate Lr01 chromosome 3, ASM1917538v2, whole genome shotgun sequence DNA encodes the following proteins:
- the LOC132633175 gene encoding stromal processing peptidase, chloroplastic isoform X2, whose protein sequence is MQATSVVFNTKPVLAPIHVKSLYSDPYSSSLVASQSNWVNRKKSIKLRSRRQSQNRSYLIQHKLQNVQGRCLHQNVEQLNRANILNRRQPVSCFLYPQTKQILVKGPKNGVFLDKSSFHLSKQPRANVKKLEVPRATVGPDEPHAAGTAWPDGVLEKQGFDMLDPEVERAEFEQFLRSGLPCHPKLHRGQLKNGLRYLILPNKVPPNRFEAHMEVHVGSIDEEDDEQGIAHMIEHVAFLGSKKREKLLGTGARSNAYTDFHHTVFHIHSPTSTKGSEGDCLPVVLDALNEIAFHPKFLSSRVEKERRAILSELQMMNTIEYRVDCQLLQHLHSENKLSKRFPIGLEEQIKKWDADKIRKFHERWYFPGNATLYIVGDIDNISQTIYHIEDVFGQTEMDNESNSAPNPSAFGAMASFLVPKLTVGLSTNSTHDRSSVSLDQSKALRKERHAVRPPVQHNWSLPGHSDDAKTPQIFQHELLQNFSINMFCKIPVKKVRTYGDLRNVLMKRIFLSALHFRINTRYKSSNPPFTSVELDHSDSGREGCTVTTLTVAAEPKNWQNAIKVAVQEVRRLKEFGVTKGELARYTDALLKDSEQLAAMIDNVSSVDNLDFVMESDALGHTVMDQSQGHESLLAVAGTITLEEVNATGAEVLEYISDFGKPSAPLPAAIVACVPTKVHVEGGGGEDEFRISPEEITSAIKSGLKEPIEPEPELEVPTELITSEQLEELRCKRCPSFLPVETDSNITKSYDDETGIVQRRLSNGIPINYKITKDEANCGVMRLIVGGGRAAESSHEKGSVIVGVRTLSEGGRVGNFSREQVELFCVNHLINCSLESTEEFICMEFRFTLRDNAMRAAFQLLHMVLEHSVWLDDAFDRAKQLYMSYYRSIPKSLERSTAHKLMLAMLNGDERFVEPTPHSLQNLNLESVRAAVMDQFVSDNMEVSMVGDFSEEDIESCILDYLGTVRPTKGFEKAQQYSPILFSAAPFSLQHQQVYLKDTDERACAYIAGPAPNRWGFTFEGSDLFESVVNPSANDHELEQSNTNLQGRIRNHPLFFAIAMGLLAEIINSRLFTTVRDSLGLTYDVSFELNLFDRLKLGWYVISVTSTPGKVHKAVDACKNVIRGLHSNRVAPRELDRARRTLLMRHEAEIKSNAYWLGLLSHLQSPSVPRKDISCIKDLTLLYENATIEDVYVAYEQLKIDENSLYSCIGVAGAQAGEDVSASLEVEEIDDGLQGIVPMGRGSSTVTRPTT, encoded by the exons ATGCAAGCAACATCTGTTGTATTCAATACCAAGCCTGTTCTTGCTCCAATTCATGTCAAGAGTTTATATAGTGACCCATACTCATCTTCGTTGGTAGCATCTCAATCTAATTGGGTTAATAGGAAAAAGAGCATTAAGTTGCGTTCTCGTAGGCAATCTCAAAATCGATCTTATCTTATCCAACATAAG CTCCAGAATGTGCAGGGAAGATGTCTTCATCAGAATGTGGAGCAATTAAACAGAGCCAATATATTAAATCGGAGGCAACCTGTTTCGTGTTTTCTTTATCCTCAAACCAAACAGATTCTTGTCAAAGGACCAAAAAATGGAGTCTTTCTTGACAAGTCTAGCTTTCATCTGTCAAAGCAGCCTCGTGCCAAT GTCAAAAAATTGGAGGTTCCACGGGCAACTGTTGGCCCAGATGAACCTCATGCAGCAGGTACAGCATGGCCAGATGGTGTGTTAGAGAAACAAGGATTTGATATGCTTGATCCTGAAGTAGAGAGAGCAGAGTTTGAACAGTTTTTGAGATCTGGACTTCCATGTCACCCGAAATTGCACAGAGGGCAGCTCAAAAATGGACTTCGCTACCTCATTCTACCTAATAAAGTTCCTCCAAATAG ATTTGAAGCACACATGGAAGTTCATGTTGGATCAATTGATGAGGAAGATGATGAGCAAGGAATTGCCCATATGATTGAACATGTTGCTTTTCTCGGAAGTAAGAAGCGCGAGAAACTTTTGGGAACTGGGGCACGATCAAATGCCTACACAGATTTTCATCATACAGTGTTCCACATCCATTCACCCACTAGCACGAAG GGCTCAGAAGGCGATTGTCTTCCAGTGGTCCTAGATGCTCTGAATGAG ATCGCTTTCCATCCCAAGTTTCTTTCTTCGCGAGTTGAGAAAGAAAGACGTGCAATACTGTCAGAGCTACAAATGATGAATACTATAGAATACCGTGTTGATTGCCAG TTGTTACAACACTTGCATTCCGAGAACAAGCTGAGCAAAAGATTCCCAATTGGGCTGGAAGAGCAGATCAAGAAATGGGATGCCGATAAAATCAGAAAATTTCATGAACGTTGGTACTTTCCAGGAAATGCCACCTTATACATTGTGGGAGATATAGATAACATTTCACAGACCATTTACCATATTGAA GATGTTTTTGGGCAAACCGAAATGGATAATGAGTCTAATTCAGCACCTAATCCGAGTGCTTTTGGTGCAATGGCTAGTTTTCTAGTTCCCAAGCTGACAGTTGGACTCTCAACCAATTCCACGCATGATAGGTCATCTGTTTCGTTGGATCAGTCCAAAGCGTTGCGGAAGGAGAGGCATGCAGTGCGGCCTCCGGTTCAGCATAATTGGTCTCTTCCTGGACACAGCGATGATGCTAAAACACCACAGATATTTCAGCATGAGTTACTACAAAATTTCTCAATTAATATGTTTTGCAAG ATTCCCGTGAAAAAGGTCCGAACATATGGTGATTTGAGGAATGTGCTAATGAAGAGGATATTTCTTTCTGCTTTACATTTCCGCATCAACACTCGTTACAAG AGTTCAAATCCTCCATTCACCTCAGTTGAGCTGGATCATAGTGACTCTGGAAGGGAAGGGTGTACTGTGACCACTCTCACAGTGGCTGCGGAACCTAAAAATTGGCAGAATGCAATCAAAGTTGCTGTGCAGGAG GTCCGAAGGCTGAAAGAATTCGGTGTCACAAAGGGTGAGTTAGCTCGTTATACGGATGCCTTGCTGAAAGATAGTGAACAGTTAGCTGCTATGATCGACAATGTTTCATCAGTGGATAATCTGGATTTTGTTATGGAGAGTGATGCACTTGGCCATACTGTTATGGATCAAAGCCAAGGGCATGAAAGCTTGCTTGCTGTTGCTGGAACAATCACTTTGGAGGAG GTAAATGCCACTGGTGCTGAAGTGTTGGAATATATTTCTGATTTTGGAAAACCATCAGCACCACTTCCTGCAGCAATTGTTGCATGTGTTCCAACAAAGGTGCATGttgaaggaggaggaggagaagatgAATTCAGAATATCTCCAGAGGAGATTACAAGTGCTATCAAATCAGGTCTGAAGGAACCAATTGAGCCAGAGCCGGAG CTTGAGGTGCCTACAGAGTTGATCACATCAGAACAACTTGAAGAACTGAGGTGTAAGAGGTGTCCATCCTTTCTCCCAGTGGAGACAGATTCAAATATCACTAAATCCTATGACGATGAAACTGGGATCGTTCAAAGACGTCTTTCAAATGGTATTCCTATAAATTATAAG ATTACAAAAGATGAAGCCAATTGTGGGGTGATGAGACTTATCGTTGGAGGTGGACGGGCAGCTGAAAGTTCTCATGAAAAGGGTTCCGTGATTGTGGGTGTTCGTACTCTGAGTGAAGGAGGCCGTGTTGGAAACTTTTCAAGAGAACAG GTAGAGCTTTTCTGTGTGAATCACCTAATAAATTGCTCACTGGAGTCAACAGAAGAATTTATCTGCATGGAGTTCCGTTTTACTTTGCGGGACAATGCAATGCGTGCTGCTTTCCAGTTACTTCATATGGTGCTTGAG CATAGCGTTTGGCTGGATGATGCATTTGACCGAGCTAAACAGTTGTACATGTCATATTACCGCTCTATCCCTAAGAGTTTAGAACGCTCAACTGCCCATAAGCTCATGCTAGCTATGCTAAATGGAGATGAACGCTTTGTTGAGCCAACTCCACATTCATTACAAAACTTAAATCTGGAAAGCGTAAGAGCGGCTGTAATGGATCAATTCGTCAGTGACAACATGGAG GTGAGTATGGTTGGAGACTTCTCAGAGGAAGATATTGAGTCATGCATTCTTGACTACTTGGGAACTGTCAGACCAACAAAAGGTTTTGAGAAAGCACAGCAATACAGCCCAATCTTGTTTAGTGCTGCTCCCTTTAGTTTGCAGCATCAGCAA GTATATTTAAAGGATACAGATGAGAGAGCATGTGCTTATATTGCCGGCCCAGCACCTAACCGCTGGGGATTTACTTTTGAGGGGAGCGATCTTTTTGAGTCTGTTGTCAATCCATCTGCAAATGACC ATGAGTTGGAACAAAGCAACACGAACCTACAAGGACGAATCCGTAACCATCCTCTGTTTTTTGCCATTGCGATGGGTCTATTGGCTGAGATCATAAACTCCAG GCTTTTCACAACTGTTAGGGACTCTCTCGGACTGACATATGATGTTTCATTTGAACTTAACCTTTTTGACCGGTTGAAGCTTGGGTGGTATGTCATCTCAGTGACTTCAACCCCTGGAAAG GTGCACAAAGCTGTTGATGCTTGCAAGAATGTCATAAGAGGTCTGCATAGCAACAGGGTTGCACCGAGGGAATTGGACCGG GCAAGACGAACACTGCTTATGCGACATGAAGCCGAAATTAAGTCAAATGCCTATTGGCTTGGATTGTTATCTCATTTACAATCACCTTCTGTACCTAGGAAG GACATCTCTTGCATCAAAGATCTCACTTTGTTGTATGAAAATGCTACCATTGAAGACGTATATGTTGCCTATGAGCAGTTGAAGATAGATGAGAACTCTTTGTACTCTTGCATTGGTGTCGCCGGGGCTCAGGCTGGAGAAGATGTTTCTG CCTCATTAGAAGTGGAAGAAATAGATGATGGCCTTCAAGGTATTGTGCCCATGGGACGTGGGTCATCTACAGTGACACGTCCAACTACATGA
- the LOC132633175 gene encoding stromal processing peptidase, chloroplastic isoform X1 codes for MQATSVVFNTKPVLAPIHVKSLYSDPYSSSLVASQSNWVNRKKSIKLRSRRQSQNRSYLIQHKLQNVQGRCLHQNVEQLNRANILNRRQPVSCFLYPQTKQILVKGPKNGVFLDKSSFHLSKQPRANVKKLEVPRATVGPDEPHAAGTAWPDGVLEKQGFDMLDPEVERAEFEQFLRSGLPCHPKLHRGQLKNGLRYLILPNKVPPNRFEAHMEVHVGSIDEEDDEQGIAHMIEHVAFLGSKKREKLLGTGARSNAYTDFHHTVFHIHSPTSTKGSEGDCLPVVLDALNEIAFHPKFLSSRVEKERRAILSELQMMNTIEYRVDCQLLQHLHSENKLSKRFPIGLEEQIKKWDADKIRKFHERWYFPGNATLYIVGDIDNISQTIYHIEDVFGQTEMDNESNSAPNPSAFGAMASFLVPKLTVGLSTNSTHDRSSVSLDQSKALRKERHAVRPPVQHNWSLPGHSDDAKTPQIFQHELLQNFSINMFCKIPVKKVRTYGDLRNVLMKRIFLSALHFRINTRYKSSNPPFTSVELDHSDSGREGCTVTTLTVAAEPKNWQNAIKVAVQEVRRLKEFGVTKGELARYTDALLKDSEQLAAMIDNVSSVDNLDFVMESDALGHTVMDQSQGHESLLAVAGTITLEEVNATGAEVLEYISDFGKPSAPLPAAIVACVPTKVHVEGGGGEDEFRISPEEITSAIKSGLKEPIEPEPELEVPTELITSEQLEELRCKRCPSFLPVETDSNITKSYDDETGIVQRRLSNGIPINYKITKDEANCGVMRLIVGGGRAAESSHEKGSVIVGVRTLSEGGRVGNFSREQVELFCVNHLINCSLESTEEFICMEFRFTLRDNAMRAAFQLLHMVLEHSVWLDDAFDRAKQLYMSYYRSIPKSLERSTAHKLMLAMLNGDERFVEPTPHSLQNLNLESVRAAVMDQFVSDNMEVSMVGDFSEEDIESCILDYLGTVRPTKGFEKAQQYSPILFSAAPFSLQHQQVYLKDTDERACAYIAGPAPNRWGFTFEGSDLFESVVNPSANDLNFFPDELEQSNTNLQGRIRNHPLFFAIAMGLLAEIINSRLFTTVRDSLGLTYDVSFELNLFDRLKLGWYVISVTSTPGKVHKAVDACKNVIRGLHSNRVAPRELDRARRTLLMRHEAEIKSNAYWLGLLSHLQSPSVPRKDISCIKDLTLLYENATIEDVYVAYEQLKIDENSLYSCIGVAGAQAGEDVSASLEVEEIDDGLQGIVPMGRGSSTVTRPTT; via the exons ATGCAAGCAACATCTGTTGTATTCAATACCAAGCCTGTTCTTGCTCCAATTCATGTCAAGAGTTTATATAGTGACCCATACTCATCTTCGTTGGTAGCATCTCAATCTAATTGGGTTAATAGGAAAAAGAGCATTAAGTTGCGTTCTCGTAGGCAATCTCAAAATCGATCTTATCTTATCCAACATAAG CTCCAGAATGTGCAGGGAAGATGTCTTCATCAGAATGTGGAGCAATTAAACAGAGCCAATATATTAAATCGGAGGCAACCTGTTTCGTGTTTTCTTTATCCTCAAACCAAACAGATTCTTGTCAAAGGACCAAAAAATGGAGTCTTTCTTGACAAGTCTAGCTTTCATCTGTCAAAGCAGCCTCGTGCCAAT GTCAAAAAATTGGAGGTTCCACGGGCAACTGTTGGCCCAGATGAACCTCATGCAGCAGGTACAGCATGGCCAGATGGTGTGTTAGAGAAACAAGGATTTGATATGCTTGATCCTGAAGTAGAGAGAGCAGAGTTTGAACAGTTTTTGAGATCTGGACTTCCATGTCACCCGAAATTGCACAGAGGGCAGCTCAAAAATGGACTTCGCTACCTCATTCTACCTAATAAAGTTCCTCCAAATAG ATTTGAAGCACACATGGAAGTTCATGTTGGATCAATTGATGAGGAAGATGATGAGCAAGGAATTGCCCATATGATTGAACATGTTGCTTTTCTCGGAAGTAAGAAGCGCGAGAAACTTTTGGGAACTGGGGCACGATCAAATGCCTACACAGATTTTCATCATACAGTGTTCCACATCCATTCACCCACTAGCACGAAG GGCTCAGAAGGCGATTGTCTTCCAGTGGTCCTAGATGCTCTGAATGAG ATCGCTTTCCATCCCAAGTTTCTTTCTTCGCGAGTTGAGAAAGAAAGACGTGCAATACTGTCAGAGCTACAAATGATGAATACTATAGAATACCGTGTTGATTGCCAG TTGTTACAACACTTGCATTCCGAGAACAAGCTGAGCAAAAGATTCCCAATTGGGCTGGAAGAGCAGATCAAGAAATGGGATGCCGATAAAATCAGAAAATTTCATGAACGTTGGTACTTTCCAGGAAATGCCACCTTATACATTGTGGGAGATATAGATAACATTTCACAGACCATTTACCATATTGAA GATGTTTTTGGGCAAACCGAAATGGATAATGAGTCTAATTCAGCACCTAATCCGAGTGCTTTTGGTGCAATGGCTAGTTTTCTAGTTCCCAAGCTGACAGTTGGACTCTCAACCAATTCCACGCATGATAGGTCATCTGTTTCGTTGGATCAGTCCAAAGCGTTGCGGAAGGAGAGGCATGCAGTGCGGCCTCCGGTTCAGCATAATTGGTCTCTTCCTGGACACAGCGATGATGCTAAAACACCACAGATATTTCAGCATGAGTTACTACAAAATTTCTCAATTAATATGTTTTGCAAG ATTCCCGTGAAAAAGGTCCGAACATATGGTGATTTGAGGAATGTGCTAATGAAGAGGATATTTCTTTCTGCTTTACATTTCCGCATCAACACTCGTTACAAG AGTTCAAATCCTCCATTCACCTCAGTTGAGCTGGATCATAGTGACTCTGGAAGGGAAGGGTGTACTGTGACCACTCTCACAGTGGCTGCGGAACCTAAAAATTGGCAGAATGCAATCAAAGTTGCTGTGCAGGAG GTCCGAAGGCTGAAAGAATTCGGTGTCACAAAGGGTGAGTTAGCTCGTTATACGGATGCCTTGCTGAAAGATAGTGAACAGTTAGCTGCTATGATCGACAATGTTTCATCAGTGGATAATCTGGATTTTGTTATGGAGAGTGATGCACTTGGCCATACTGTTATGGATCAAAGCCAAGGGCATGAAAGCTTGCTTGCTGTTGCTGGAACAATCACTTTGGAGGAG GTAAATGCCACTGGTGCTGAAGTGTTGGAATATATTTCTGATTTTGGAAAACCATCAGCACCACTTCCTGCAGCAATTGTTGCATGTGTTCCAACAAAGGTGCATGttgaaggaggaggaggagaagatgAATTCAGAATATCTCCAGAGGAGATTACAAGTGCTATCAAATCAGGTCTGAAGGAACCAATTGAGCCAGAGCCGGAG CTTGAGGTGCCTACAGAGTTGATCACATCAGAACAACTTGAAGAACTGAGGTGTAAGAGGTGTCCATCCTTTCTCCCAGTGGAGACAGATTCAAATATCACTAAATCCTATGACGATGAAACTGGGATCGTTCAAAGACGTCTTTCAAATGGTATTCCTATAAATTATAAG ATTACAAAAGATGAAGCCAATTGTGGGGTGATGAGACTTATCGTTGGAGGTGGACGGGCAGCTGAAAGTTCTCATGAAAAGGGTTCCGTGATTGTGGGTGTTCGTACTCTGAGTGAAGGAGGCCGTGTTGGAAACTTTTCAAGAGAACAG GTAGAGCTTTTCTGTGTGAATCACCTAATAAATTGCTCACTGGAGTCAACAGAAGAATTTATCTGCATGGAGTTCCGTTTTACTTTGCGGGACAATGCAATGCGTGCTGCTTTCCAGTTACTTCATATGGTGCTTGAG CATAGCGTTTGGCTGGATGATGCATTTGACCGAGCTAAACAGTTGTACATGTCATATTACCGCTCTATCCCTAAGAGTTTAGAACGCTCAACTGCCCATAAGCTCATGCTAGCTATGCTAAATGGAGATGAACGCTTTGTTGAGCCAACTCCACATTCATTACAAAACTTAAATCTGGAAAGCGTAAGAGCGGCTGTAATGGATCAATTCGTCAGTGACAACATGGAG GTGAGTATGGTTGGAGACTTCTCAGAGGAAGATATTGAGTCATGCATTCTTGACTACTTGGGAACTGTCAGACCAACAAAAGGTTTTGAGAAAGCACAGCAATACAGCCCAATCTTGTTTAGTGCTGCTCCCTTTAGTTTGCAGCATCAGCAA GTATATTTAAAGGATACAGATGAGAGAGCATGTGCTTATATTGCCGGCCCAGCACCTAACCGCTGGGGATTTACTTTTGAGGGGAGCGATCTTTTTGAGTCTGTTGTCAATCCATCTGCAAATGACC TGAATTTCTTTCCAGATGAGTTGGAACAAAGCAACACGAACCTACAAGGACGAATCCGTAACCATCCTCTGTTTTTTGCCATTGCGATGGGTCTATTGGCTGAGATCATAAACTCCAG GCTTTTCACAACTGTTAGGGACTCTCTCGGACTGACATATGATGTTTCATTTGAACTTAACCTTTTTGACCGGTTGAAGCTTGGGTGGTATGTCATCTCAGTGACTTCAACCCCTGGAAAG GTGCACAAAGCTGTTGATGCTTGCAAGAATGTCATAAGAGGTCTGCATAGCAACAGGGTTGCACCGAGGGAATTGGACCGG GCAAGACGAACACTGCTTATGCGACATGAAGCCGAAATTAAGTCAAATGCCTATTGGCTTGGATTGTTATCTCATTTACAATCACCTTCTGTACCTAGGAAG GACATCTCTTGCATCAAAGATCTCACTTTGTTGTATGAAAATGCTACCATTGAAGACGTATATGTTGCCTATGAGCAGTTGAAGATAGATGAGAACTCTTTGTACTCTTGCATTGGTGTCGCCGGGGCTCAGGCTGGAGAAGATGTTTCTG CCTCATTAGAAGTGGAAGAAATAGATGATGGCCTTCAAGGTATTGTGCCCATGGGACGTGGGTCATCTACAGTGACACGTCCAACTACATGA